Below is a genomic region from Pseudochaenichthys georgianus chromosome 13, fPseGeo1.2, whole genome shotgun sequence.
ctcttccgtgggggatcctgccgaagcctgtcccactggctccggttcctgttcggccgacaccgggtcctgcccggcctccggagctgtctggtcttcgccctcgagcccggcctccagaccccctccacccaccctttcttggccctagttatgtgtcctccctccggtccccctccacccaccctgctggacctttttttgggacgtctgggatccgtcccttgaggggggggttctgtcacgattctcaggttatgtcacgtttgtagttttgtctgtgttggtgtttttcttgtctttgggtttcctgttttattgtgtaaagtgttcacccccgtttcctgcctgtctgctttctgtctgtttcccccttgtgtttctcctcccctgcccagctgtgtcttgttctgtgattacccttctgtgtatttagtctagtcttcccctgtgttccatgtcggttcattgtttcccctccatgtcattccacggtctgtgttccttgtgctgctcgttggtgttggatattttggattctgctttgttttgccacagctttaatttatttaataaagctcgcttttcgttattctgcatttgagtcctacctgcttcacccattcgtaacaacgAGTGCAAAGTCCAATGCTCCTCCACCTACTTCAAAAGGTTTGTTGCTGAGCTTTAGCAAGTCCACGTCTGCACAAAccataaaacaatacaaaaacaacatgACGACATAAATCACAAAAAATATTCTAAATAAGTAGTCATAAATATGGAATGTGAAAAAACCAAACACGCGGTCCAATTTCTTttcaaacaatacaaataaaagtccTTCAGTTAAATGTTTTCTCGCGAAGacagaataataaaaaaagagtcAGAATCAGAGTGGGCTGCTTGCTGTGGCCCCTGCTGTGAGTAGAGGACCATGGAAAGCTCGTGAGGAACACAGAGAGGAGGGGACAGATGAGGGGGGTGTTGGTGGTGGGGGAGTTGTTGAGTGTTGGTGGTGGGGGAGTTGTTGGGTGTTCACATGCCGTAGCCGAAGCCGGGCTGCTGTGGTGGCTGGCCGTATCCGTACGGCTGCTGTGGTGGAACGGCCACGTTGGGCCCTGCCGTGAGCATGAGCTGAGGGGAGCCTGCAACACAGAACAGAGGGGTTAGAGCTGCGGGCAAACTGtccaatcaaatcaagttttatttatatagcacatttataaacgatttttggtcgagccaaagtgctgtacataaaataaaaatagcctacagtagacactttacagcaaatacaacagcacagatagttcagaatatcagtatgagaaaaacgacacccgctgtccttagaccctcacatcgtacaaggaaaaacttccagagaaaacccacagtttaaaggaacatgggagaaaccccagggagagcaacagaggagggatccctctcccaggacggacagacgtgcaatagatgccgtgtgtaaatcgaagagataatacattttacagcatatagaccgaatgttaggaaatgcatgtgtctgtaataagaagatgaatccacgaggatgtcagctacaatcctgtggaagccatcagggaataataataataattcattacattttctcaaagcgctttacatcacatattagacatgtaacaGCTTTTAATGTGGACAACACCCTCAGGAGAAAAttagggtgaagtgtcttgcccaaggacacagcgGCCTGAGGCAGGTTTTGACCCCaacgccccttgatctgatgatcaacgcTCTAGCCcactcgagtgcgctagaatgttgatctgatgatcaacgcTCTAGCCcacttgagtgcgctagaatttgaaaatacagagctggaagaaatctgccacttcctcacagagcccctccttcaacacacacaaacgcacacatgaccaatgagggcacgagataagttcgagccggtttctcaaacttacctaccccacctttaagtttgaTTTTTTTTGcttgtttatataaatattacattacattacattgcatttagctgacgcttttatccaaagcgacttacaataagtacattcgaccaggaagacacaaccttgaggaaaacagaatcatataagaacatcaggtttcaaagagccaatcgtttcaagtgctgctcaactggctaagccagtcctttattagtatataagtgctctgttagcagttctttgttagtcattctatcgctcgaagtggagtcgaaagagatgagttttcagtctgcgccggaaggtgtgtaagctttctgcggtcctgatttcaatggggagctcattccaccattttggagccaggatagcaaacccacgtgtttttgctgatgggaacttgggtccccctcgcagcgagggtgcagcgagccgtttggctgatgcagaacgtagagcacgtgctggggtgtacggtttaaccatgtcctggatgtaggaagggccagatccattcgcagcatggtacgcaagtaccagtgtcttgaagtggattctagcagttaccggaagctagtgaagggagcggaggagcggcgtggtgtgggaaaattttggaaggttgaagaccagacgagccgctgcattctggatgagctgcagaggtcggatggcacatgcaggtagaccagccaggagggagttgcagtagtctaggcgtgaggtgacgagagcctggaccagaacctgcgtcgatttctgggtcagctgtgggcgtatcttcctgatgttgaaaagcgtgtatctgcagcagcaggttgtagcagcgatgtttgcagtaaacgacaggttgttatctaggataacacccagattccttgcagtctgagtcggggaaacaacagaggtgccgatgttgatagttaggtcaagagagggacaatcttttcccggaaggaaaagcacttcagttttgtcaaggttgagcttgagatgatgagcggacatccactgagagatgtcagctaaacaagcagagatgcgtgcgacgacctgggtctctgagcggggaaaggacagaattaattgggtgtcgtcagcgtagcagtggtatgaaaaaccatgcgggctaatgacagatccgagcgagtttgtgtacagggagaagaggagaggaccaagaacagagccctgagggacccctgtagttagatataaaaatatattttatttaatctttTTATGCACAATCTTAATGACtctttatttattaaaacaattgaGCAACGAAACCAATTAACCCCAGGTTAaataaagtattaaaaataaatatgtagTATTTATTTCTATTTTGTTTTATCTTTATCTGACATTTTACAGATGTCTATATAAATATCTTTATATTCCAACGTTAACTTCTTATGTTCATACAATTATTTTATACTATTTgtgtcatttatttttttaaatggagcAGCTATCACAAAAAACAATTAACCCCAGGATAAATAAAAGTATTCTGATGTATAAATAGTTAAAATAAGTATAAATAAGTTTTCCGATTAAAAACCTGCACATTCCTGCTAATTTAAGACAAAATAGGTGCACGTTTCTTCTAGAGcaaccacaacaacaacaacaacgatctgTGAGGATGATATTTACCGTAAACGATGGGTTGGGACTCGGTGTTCTGCTCCTCCTGTTtcctcagggactcggaggcagCGTCACCGCGGTAACGGCACTGAGGCGACGGCTTGTAAAGAAACTGACCTCTGTGTTATTTCACTGGCTGACGGATGGGACCAGGCGCAGACGAATACAGTccagatttaaataaaaagagaGCTGCAGGAGGCACGCCCCGTAACATGTTGTAACTACAGCTAGAGAGCTGAATGAATGTTACAAATGCATGAAGCATAGATGTCGTAATACAAATATAGTGTGTGAGGATAAGTCAATGTAACAGCATGTATTGAAGCAATTATACTTAAGATGATGACATTGTGGGGGTCAATAGTTCATCCAGCTTTGGAATTCGAAATCATTCTAGTTTAGAAAACGCTACCAATGTTCAAATTGGCATTTATCTAATCAGATCAAAATATTGTATTCATCCTCGGGAAAGTTGCACCATATTATACGCTTACACGCTATATACACTCAAGtacaattaaagtttaaatgctTTGCAATTTACTTCCAATTTGTAAAGTTACTGGCTCCTTTGTTGATATTTGCATACATCTTTAAATACTGTTAATAATTGTTTTGTgtgtaaataaatatttatataaaatataagaAGGTGAAGTAAAAATGTGCAATAAAAGTCCTGG
It encodes:
- the LOC117457187 gene encoding clathrin heavy chain 1-like, which encodes MTWFLYKPSPQCRYRGDAASESLRKQEEQNTESQPIVYGSPQLMLTAGPNVAVPPQQPYGYGQPPQQPGFGYGM